One genomic region from Oculatellaceae cyanobacterium encodes:
- a CDS encoding beta-ketoacyl-ACP synthase has translation MIEVVVTGVGLISALGNLESTWKSLIAGKSGIILRQLFPELPTFPIALIGNTPNNLTNITELVVASALKDAGLLPPLINCGVVIGSSRSCQASWEELARKFYISRQQQLGYQNLNSTVYLTSLVQENTIKLEHWLDTLPNRAAIATARQISSTASVLAPMAACATGIWAIAQAYNLIQTGQCQRVIAGAVEAAITPLTLAGFDKMGALAKTGAYPFDKHRSGLVLGEGGAVFVLETAELAQRREAKIYGKVLGFGLTADAYHVCATEPIARSAISAVKQCLERSKLSPMDVDYIHAHGTATQLNDEHEAQLIKYLFPQGVPVSSTKGATGHTLGASGALGVAFCLMAMKSNLLPPCVGLTAPEFDLDFVTVAQSREVQKALCMSFGFGGQNAVVALGKM, from the coding sequence GTGATTGAGGTTGTTGTTACTGGTGTTGGCTTAATTTCGGCTTTAGGCAATTTGGAAAGTACTTGGAAAAGTTTAATTGCAGGTAAATCGGGGATTATCCTACGCCAATTATTTCCAGAATTACCAACATTTCCTATAGCGCTGATTGGTAACACACCAAATAATCTCACAAATATCACTGAGTTGGTGGTAGCATCAGCGTTAAAAGATGCTGGTTTGCTGCCACCATTAATTAATTGTGGGGTAGTAATTGGCTCAAGTCGCAGTTGTCAGGCATCGTGGGAAGAGTTAGCCCGAAAATTTTATATTAGTCGTCAGCAGCAACTAGGATATCAAAATTTAAATTCAACAGTTTATTTAACTTCCCTTGTTCAAGAAAACACAATAAAATTAGAGCATTGGTTAGATACCTTACCTAACAGAGCGGCGATCGCAACTGCTCGTCAAATAAGTTCTACTGCTTCAGTATTAGCGCCGATGGCAGCTTGCGCTACAGGAATATGGGCGATCGCACAAGCTTATAATCTTATTCAAACTGGGCAATGTCAGCGTGTTATTGCTGGTGCGGTGGAGGCAGCTATCACACCCCTAACTTTGGCAGGGTTTGACAAAATGGGTGCATTAGCTAAAACAGGCGCTTATCCTTTTGACAAGCATCGATCAGGTTTAGTTTTGGGTGAAGGTGGGGCAGTATTTGTTTTAGAGACAGCCGAGTTAGCACAGCGTCGGGAAGCAAAAATTTATGGTAAAGTTTTGGGTTTTGGCTTGACAGCAGACGCTTATCATGTATGTGCTACTGAACCAATAGCTAGAAGTGCGATTTCCGCCGTTAAGCAATGCTTAGAACGCAGTAAACTTTCCCCAATGGACGTTGATTATATCCACGCTCACGGTACAGCTACTCAGCTTAACGATGAGCATGAAGCACAGTTAATTAAATATTTATTTCCTCAAGGTGTTCCGGTTAGTTCAACTAAAGGCGCTACAGGTCATACTTTGGGAGCTTCTGGAGCTTTAGGCGTAGCTTTTTGTTTAATGGCGATGAAATCAAATTTGTTACCGCCATGTGTAGGTTTAACTGCACCAGAGTTTGATTTAGATTTTGTCACTGTGGCACAGTCGCGTGAGGTGCAGAAGGCGCTTTGTATGAGTTTTGGTTTCGGGGGTCAAAATGCTGTAGTGGCTTTGGGTAAGATGTAA